In the Bacteroidota bacterium genome, ACACCTACCATACTGTCCAACATATTTATCATGTAAGAACATTGGAAAACAGTATTTGAAAGATCAATAAATCTACTGATATAAAACTGCTTAAAGCCCTCATTTGCCATAAGGGCATTTAAAATTTGAGTATGCCCTTGGCCTCCGGGATTAGGCAAAGCCTCAGGATCACATGGCCCAGCAGTGGCAGAGGTATTGGGGATGTTAGTAAAATTATTGTAATGCCCAAAAGTTGCATCCATATCCCACAAAACATACCTCCATTTTTTTTTATCCCCACTGGGGTTAAGGCCCCTCCACCAGGCAGTATTCCAATTAAGCCAGTCTCTATTAACTATGTATGAATTAAGAACAAAATAATCCACCAGACTTTTTGTGTTGTAAACACGCTCTACAGAATCATAATTGGCTTGAATTGCCATGTTGTTTGATGAAACAAATGTTCTAAAGGCATTCCAGTCTGCTGTTGCCTGGCCACCCCCATAATCGGCCCAGGTTGATCCCCATGTTTTTAAAAACTGTACATCTTTCGGACTATCTTTATAAGGAACGTCCTGATTGTTGTAAAAACTGGTAAAATCACTGTCATCTACTTTTTCTCTTAAATCATAAACCCCCCAATATGCACCATTCATATATAAAATACAAAATGAAGAGGTTCTTTCATCAAGGTTTAATTTTCCCTTTTGAGAAAGGGAGTGAACATAAGCATCTCTTATATGTGCCCCACCTGTTTCAAAGGGGTAATTATCACTTGCTGCAGGCTTAATAATAACACGTTGAAATTCATCTCTTGATTTATTTGCAAAAAGCTTCTCCTTTATTGAATGATTGTAACCGTGCTGATCTCTTGAAATAAAATCGACTCCACGCTGAGGATATGCCCAGGAATCATTACCATGCTTGTTAAATTCACCATCTGTTTCGGTTTTAAATAAACCAGTTACATCAAAATATTCAAAACTACCTTCTCTTAGTGCTTGATTCCCCCCAAAAAGCAGGTTAAGGTTATTTCCAGCAACCGAAATTACAGGAAGTGTGTGGGTTGAATTAATAAAATAAGTATTTGTTTCTGTAAAACTAGCAGGTGTATTTATGTTGCTGCTTACACCAATTACCCTTAGTACAGTTGTGGAATTAATTACAACAGGGCCTGTATAGGCAGTAGAGGCTGCAGTAGGTACTGTCCCATTAACAGTATAAAATATTGATGCGCTAGGATCAGAAGTAGTTATTGTTACACTTATTGAAGAAGGATAAAAACCCGGAGCCTTATCAAGTACGGGTTTAGCTGAGTAATCAGTCTTTGGGTTGGCATTTGAGGCATTTGGGGTAGGTGTTGTAAAAAGGGACCAAAGCGCACTGCCATCTGTTGTTCTGCCTCTGGAATGATTTTTTTGAGTTGGAACAAGTTCTATACTCTCCAGAAGAACCCCTAAATTATTAGAAAAAACAATAGATTCAGGTTTTGTTTGTGTGAGTTTAAAATTTGCATGTACATTTGTACCCGCTATACCACTTCTACCCGAACAGAATACCAAAACTTTACCTCCTGCTGCAATGCTCATTGCAGGAAAAGTCCATTTTGATGGTTTGTTTGGATTATCACTCAAAAAATATCCAAGTAAATTAACAGGTGCTGCACCTGCATTATACAGTTCTACCCAGTCTTCGTATTCATTGAAATTATCTGTAATAGTGCTGATATTAGAACAGGAATACTCATTAATAAAAACCTGTGATTTTACGAGTAAGCCGTTTAAAAAAAGGAAGAAAACAAGTAGTATTTTTTTTATCATATTCAATTTTGTTGAATAATTACAAGATAAAGATATGATTTTATTAATCTACTTTTAAATAATTAGCCGTTTTATTTTCTGTTATTTAAAATTGAAATTATCTTTCTGCTGAATTCTTTGTTTCATGAATTCTGGCAAGTTATTCTTAATTTACTATTTTTGTTAAATATTAAAATACATTGAATTTTTGAAAAAATAAAATAATATGCTCAAACCATGCACAATTACTACTGAATATAACATGGCTATCCAGATAAATCGGGATGAAAATTAAAAACCAAATGCTTTAGCATTCATGAGTTCCTTAGAGGAATAAAAAAAACGAATAAATTATATCCAAATGAAATAGTCATGCAAATCCCCTGCGCAAACACTTCTGAATATAACATGGCTATCCCGATAAATCGGGATGACAGTTAAAAAATCAAATGCTTTAGCATTCTTGAGTTCCTTAAAGGAAAAATTAAAAACGAACAAATTATATACATATGAAATAGCCATGCACGAACCGTTCACAAAAGCTAATGAAGATAACCTGGCGTATTCCATATGACAACTGAAAAAACAAATTATCTACATATGAAATAGCCATGCACGAACCGTTCACAAACGCTAATGAATATAACCTGGCTATCCCGATAAATCGGGATGGCCTTTAAAAAACAAAT is a window encoding:
- a CDS encoding CotH kinase family protein; its protein translation is MIKKILLVFFLFLNGLLVKSQVFINEYSCSNISTITDNFNEYEDWVELYNAGAAPVNLLGYFLSDNPNKPSKWTFPAMSIAAGGKVLVFCSGRSGIAGTNVHANFKLTQTKPESIVFSNNLGVLLESIELVPTQKNHSRGRTTDGSALWSLFTTPTPNASNANPKTDYSAKPVLDKAPGFYPSSISVTITTSDPSASIFYTVNGTVPTAASTAYTGPVVINSTTVLRVIGVSSNINTPASFTETNTYFINSTHTLPVISVAGNNLNLLFGGNQALREGSFEYFDVTGLFKTETDGEFNKHGNDSWAYPQRGVDFISRDQHGYNHSIKEKLFANKSRDEFQRVIIKPAASDNYPFETGGAHIRDAYVHSLSQKGKLNLDERTSSFCILYMNGAYWGVYDLREKVDDSDFTSFYNNQDVPYKDSPKDVQFLKTWGSTWADYGGGQATADWNAFRTFVSSNNMAIQANYDSVERVYNTKSLVDYFVLNSYIVNRDWLNWNTAWWRGLNPSGDKKKWRYVLWDMDATFGHYNNFTNIPNTSATAGPCDPEALPNPGGQGHTQILNALMANEGFKQFYISRFIDLSNTVFQCSYMINMLDSMVGVISPEMPGQIAKWGGNMNTWQNNVQSMKNFINDRCAALSTGLNDCYTLSGPYNIVYDVSPANAGNIKINSIIPSTYTFAGDYYGGIDILLNAISAPGYEFDYWQLQNHTLSPSNNDSSTVLNITQADSIVAVFKLVEITEPVPVPTPTPTPTPDPDPDPNDTTIVVPPGGVGAGVFIPNAFSPNGDGTNDVLFLFGNKVASIEFSVFNRWGQKVFETTSLSTGWDGTFNGQLLNPGVYAYQIQVKFINGDEENKRGNITLFK